In Salvia miltiorrhiza cultivar Shanhuang (shh) chromosome 4, IMPLAD_Smil_shh, whole genome shotgun sequence, the DNA window TCTAGCATATTCCTTGTGCGGACAAACTCATCTGCGACAAAATGTGTAGCATCTAACATAGAGGATACAACTGTACCCCCCAGCCGAGCCAATATCTGTAAAAAATAATTCTAGCTACATAACTTGCTTTAACATAAAAAGTTGCAAAAGATTACCAGAATGAAAGCATACCTTTTTCTGCTTGTTGACAACATCCACATCCAGGTGCTGGCTAAACAGGACTCTTATAGTTGTGATATCCTTCCTCTTCCTCGATTCTCTCATTCCACTACATGGTTCCGATGAACCAGTACGAAGGTCATCAAGTTCTTTCATTAAGGACATTGCAGACAGGTTCTTTCTGCAGGACTGTTTATGATATTCATCCCCCATGCATATAGGAGATACTTCGTGTCTCAGTGTCGTACGAGTAGTAGGTGTAGCACAAGTTGAGTATGGAGTTCCACATCTTGGTGACGCTTCTCGTCTGCCATCTCTTTCTGCACCTCCAGCAGGTGCCTCATCATAATCTTTCTCATCACCTTGCTTAGATGTGCTCGTGCCAACAGCATCATCTGGAATCGATTTCTCATTAAGGCGATCAGAAACACATACAGCAGCATCATTCCTTGATTTTCTTGCTGTTCACAGTTTTTCTTGAGATAATTTTTCTGGATTCTGAATCTAAGCGAGGTGGCAAGTGATTTGAACAATCTTTGTCCGGATTTATAGGAGTACTTGCAGCAACCTCACTTGATCTTGCTATTCCACTACACCATCTATCAGCTGATGTTTCTGGTCTAGATCTTTTTTCTTGTAGATTACCTACTACGTTAATATCAGAAGTACTAGATTTATCACATGTTTTATTTGATTGCTTTAACCGAGTTAATCCAACCCTTCTAACTTCCTCTATGGTCATAGTGACAGCATTTTTCCTTTTCCCACGTCCAGGGGCACTCACCTGTTCATTTATCGCATCCTTGGCAATAACCGAATTAGCAGGCACTTTGGGGACAATTTACTTTTGCAGATCTCCGGGTTCGATGAGCCACTGGAATAGAAAAATCAAGTTGATCCACCTTGTAAGACTTCTCTGACCTTTCACCCAGTTAATTTGGTTCCATCATATTTAGAAACATTTTCAGCTGCCGACCTCTTCTGTTCTGCTTTACCTAGCACCCTATCGTCTCTCTTCTTTGTTATTCTGCATCGATCCGGTGCAAGAGAGGACGTACCACTGTTTCTGGTGCTGATCCTCTTTGTTCGTTTGGCTTGTCTAGTGACAACTCCAATACTAGTGGAATATGGCAAGTGTTCTTCTGAATGAACAGTAGTATTTCTCGACTTATTTCGTGGAGCAGTTTTTTCTGTGCTGCTAACAGCTTTATCGCACTTTTATTACTGTCAGACAAGTGTACTTCAAAACATAAATCCCCCATAGCTTCAGCAGCCATTTGAGTATCAGGACCTATATCTCTTATATCCAGAATGTTCTTGTCTGCACAATTATCTGACACCTCAGGCCCAGACACCACATGTAACTGTTCTTCCAAATTCTCTATAATATTCTTCGGCACCACCTCTTCTCCATGAGAGTTTTGCTTTGATCTTGTTTTATGCAACAATCCAGAATCTGAGTACAGTAAATCCCCTAGTCTAGTCTTAGTGCACGGTTTCTCCTTTTTATCACTATCTCTAAGAGACTTGGATTTACGAGGTTCAGTGAAGCATCTCGGCTTTGGACCTTCATTGTCGAAGAACAGTTCTTTCTTCTTCAGAAAAAACTCTCCCCCACCATCATCTTCACGAGTATCATCCCAATCATAGATCCCACGTTCTCCGACTGTATTTTGGAGAGTAGATCTTTTGGCCAAATCTCGAGAACCTTTTGCAGCAGAGACACCTTTTGGTTTATGTACATCTTGAACTTTCTTGCCAAAGCCTTCATCATGTTCCATGAAACTAAGATCAAGAAACCTGTCGACAACCTCAAGTGCATGTGCCTGTGACAGCTCCCCTGGTTCCTGAGAATTGACATAGCTTAAACCCGCCATGCTATCTGAAGCAAGCAGCTCAGGCATATCATGATTATCATCTTTCTGGTTGATTTCGGTTTCTGATTTATCAACTTCTGCATCTTGATCCTCTCCGAAAAGTTTCCTCACAGCTGTACAAGGAATCTTGTATCTGTTTGAATTCCTCTCACATTCACTATTGCAGTCATTCTCAAGAAAATGTCCATCACTTTTCCTGCCAGACTTAGACACATGTCCAACAAGAGACGAACCATCTAGCTTCAGGTGTCTGTTGTTCCAGAGAAGATACATCAGTACAAGTGGGAGACAAACCATGACTAGCTCCTCGGCTACGGGCTGACAAACCAGAAGCCCTAATTGATGCAGCACGTATTGAGGTAAATCCCCTGGAAGCACGGGCTGCCAAACCAGAAGCCCTAATTGCTGCAGCGCGTATTGAGGTAAATCCTCTGCAAGGTGATTCTGAAACAACGTATTATACAGCCAGACCAACAAAAGGAATAGATGCATATCAACAAAAGCATAGATATTGTCAAACCAAGCAATCTTAAAGCCAAAAACAAGGATAAACGTACAAAAATGCAGAGGCAAAACTGGCACAATGATTAGGCAAGAATACTATCGTAATCTCCAAAAGTTCTGTAAAGTTAGGAACTCTTCTACGTTATATATCTTATGCACAGGGCAAGCATCAATTGTACAGGTTAATACTGAAATAATGAAAAAGAGATGATATCATATGGGAAAATGGGTGTCCTGGACAATGCTAGAATTATAGGGATATAAAGGAGAAATGAAAAGATTAACTGAACACATAAAGATAGCTTGACATTGTTCAAATATTCACCTTCCTTGGGAGGATCCTTGTCCACTGTGCTATCCAGTTCGACGGAGACACTGCCATCAATATTAGCAGAGTCTTCCTCTGATAGTCTTTGGGTCTCACATGTGACATCAGTTTTATTTGTTTGTCTGTATTCAGCAAGATCAAGTTCGGCATTGAACTCATCCAACACCTGAGTTTCACCTGGAAGATCCACCACTTGGGTTTCCTCATACAAATCCACCATTTGGGTTTCGTCGCCAAAATCCACCATTTGGGTTTCCCCATCAAGATCCATCGCTAGGGTTTCCCCTTCAAGATCCACCACTTGTGTTTCCTCAGCAAGATTCGCCATTTGGGTTTCCTCAGCAAGATTCGCCATTTGGGTTTCAAATTCATCTTCCATTAGATAAGTATCATCAAAGGGCATATTCTTGATGTTTAGGAAATCATAGTCTCTGCCTACCTTCTAAAGCACAACCTGCCACGGAAACAAGAATGTCCGAGCTACTAAGTAAAGAAATGCAACCGATAAAAGTACTCCTATCTGCAATAACTTTGTTTAGttaattcatttttcttgaTTAAAAACTTATTAGTAAACAAAATTCCCCATGAATGTGCAAATAGGCTACGCCAAAGTAGAGTTTTGTTGCTTGGCTTCACAACAACAAAGTTTATGCCAACGCGACTGCACCCATCGATAAATTATACTAGAAGCCGAATAATCAGAGCTGGTTCCTCACTAGTCATAAACCCAGTACATAACACTTAATCAATGCTCTTGCGTTCATCAAAAAGTTGTCTCCTTTCACAAATAGATATGCATTGAAGTGTATAATGCCTCATTGACTAAAGCAATTCAAACTGCATGCTCCTAAGCAAATAGTCCTCCATAAAATAAACCCcgaaaataaaatgaacaagGATCAACGCACTGATTTCTCGGCTTGAAAAACAATCTTTCTCGAAAAGCATAAAATCTTGGTCATAAAACCCTAAGCTTCACTATAAAAGATACAGTTTCcagaaatgaaaatgaacacccaatgttattttattatcaaACTTTGCACAAgtacaatttttcaaaaaattgcaTGCCGAGATATAATAAACCACAGCCTGAAAatacagaaaataaataaagaaaaacagtACCTGGAGAAAACTGAGTGTCAATTTGCTGAGCTGCGGCGCCGGTTGAATCGGCATTCGAATTTTTCCGGTTAGAATCACTGTGGTTGCGGCTTCCTTCCACAGTCCCCATATCAATTCATCTACAAATTTGCTTAACATATAAATAAAGCTAAAAAAGCATCACCGATCAGAAAAAGGGAAGTATGGGCAGATCCCGCGATGACATGTAAATGGAATGGACTCAAAAACTTACataataaagaaataaagaattCGGTGGAGACGAAAGTGGGAGTGATTGCGATGGTGTGTAAGTGATTGAAGGGCGACACGGTGTGAAAATTGGGGGCAAAATTGACGATTTTGGAGGGAAAAATAAAAACCGAGCCCTAACTTTTAATGAGGAAACTGTTTGGGTCgcggtttatttattttatttaatttaatattattattgctATTTGCTATCAAatagtattaaatatttatCGACATATCggattcaaaaataaaaatatttatcgacATATTTTTTCGTAGATCATCAAACGCAATTTGAACCCATTggacttttttatatttttaatctaacatcaatattttaatatttgatttccCAACTTACGAGTTATTTTTCATaagtttttcctttttaaagatttttttttgtttttagtcAAGAAATACGAatacaagtatttatttatttatgtctatggaataattgttttttttttttgttgaaaatgGAATAATTGGATTTAGTGACTAGTTAAGAAGCCCAACACCATgaacaattttaatttcaacAATGGGCTCAAATATCTTTACATCAAAAACAAAAGCCCAccaaaattatcaccaattattcatacatgttaaaatattaaatatgtcaCCAAATAAGAGCTTGTTATATGTCgttagtcaaaaaaaaaaaaaaaaagacatggCTACGCATCCATCACCAAATTTatcttcacaaaaaaaaaaccaaaaaacaaaataGACAATCACATTAAAAAGACATTCACAAACACGTCGATCTTCATAAAAAGGGATTAGACATAATCACATCAAAAGACATTTCACGATCACAAGCGTCATCACAAACGGTCGATCCTACGCCACGATCACTAAATTTATCTTCACAAAAAAGGATTAGACATATTCACATCAAAAGACATTTTGCACAAACAGTCAATCCTACGCCATGATCACTAAATTTATCTTCACATAAAAGGATTAAACATATTCACATCAAAAGACATTTCGCAGCCACATGCATCTTCACAAACACGTCGATCCTACGCCACGATCGAGCCCAACGAGGCCGGATCGAGCTCGAAGAAGCTCCCCACACCACCAACACTAACCGGGAAGGAAGGAACCCTATGTGAAAACCTCAACCTATCCTTCACCCCAATCACCTCCCAACAACTCCCCTCCTTCCTCTCAAAAACACACCCAAACCCCTCAACCCTAACCAACACCGCCACACTCACACCAAACTCCCCGAAATAATCCGACACGATCTCGACAACCTCGTACTCGAATGTATCAAGGCACTGCGATCTGACCGTCTCCCAATTCTTGAAAACGGCCCAAGTCTCGCCCTTCCGAGGCCGGATTGTGTACACCTTCCTCAACACCGCGTCCCTCTTCCATTCGGCCCGGTGCGAGAACACCCCGTAGTCTTGGATCACCTCGGTGTACCCCAGCTTGAACCTCCCGCAGGTCGCGGGCAGCCCTCGGTACAACCACTTCATCTCGCCCTCATCTTCGGGCAGAGGCTCGAGCCACGTGATCTGCAGCTTGTTGTTGTCCAGGATGCCGTCGATCATGGCGTAGAACCTCGGCATTGCGTCGAGCGTGTCGTAGACTGCCCAAATCTGCCCTGTTTCAAAGCATTCCTTGCTCCTCTCCCGCTCGAAATCGTTGAACTCAGCCACCGTGTATTCGAGAATCGCGGAATCCGGCTTTATCATGCGAGCCCTTTTGCAAGCTTGCCACTCAGGTGCCATGGTTTTCGGGGTTTTAGCAATCTCCCCTTCATCGTCATGGCCCGAGGTTTCCACGTTTCTGCCCGGCCCTCTGCCCCGTCCACGGCCTCTGCCCGGAGGCCTACCTCGAAGCCTCTTAGGTTTATCTATGTCTTGCTTGACACTACTCGGCTCGTTTAGCTTTTCAGTTTGTGAGGTTGAAAAACCATTCTCACAACTAGGCCCTCCACTAGTATTCATTTGAAATTTTTCATCATGATGAAATCTTGAAATCCCAAAATCCGAATTTCCAATTTCCAAAGGTACTAGCTTGTCACTACTCGGCTCGTTCAATTTGGACCCTATGCCACGAGGCCTACCCCGAGGCCTCTTAGCAGTAGCTTTTTCCTTGATATTATTCGGCTCGTTTAGCTTTGACCCTCGACCACGACCAATAGTAGCTTTTTCCTTGATATTATTCGGCTCGTTTAGCTTTGACCCTCGACCACGACCACGACCTCGACCTCGACCGCGACGATCATTTTGTAACATCAAAGCAGCATTATCCCAATTAAACCCTCCACTATCAATCACACCATTACTACTCCAATCAATTTTCTGATCATTCAAAAACCTCGAAAACCCAAAATCCAAATTCTCATCTTCACCGTCGAGCTTGGCAGTACTCGGCTCGTTCGTCTTGCCACGAAATCTTCCAAAGCCATTGCTCTCTGCACATTCTCGAAACCTCGAGAAACCAAAGCCCCATTGCCCTTCCATGGCGTCAGCCCTACGCGAGCTATCATACACCCTCCTTTTCTCGCTATCGCCGAGCACGGCCTTCGCTTCGACGATCAACTGGAAGGCCTCGCTCGCCCCGGGAAGCCCGTTCTTGTCGGGGTGGAGGGCCATCCACATCTTGCCGCACTGCCGCCGGACGGCCGCCTCGTCGGCCTCCTCCGCGACGCCGAGAATCTTGTACCAGTCCTTGCCGTCGCCGCCGCCCGCGGCGGCGGCGCAATGCACGTTGCAGACGGTGATCATCTGATCGAAACCCCCAACGCCGGGGGAGAGGTTGCGCGCTTCGACTGCGAGCTCGAGGGCGCCGGAGAAGTCGCCGTTTCTCATCTTCTCGAGGGCCGCTTCCTTCGCCGCCGCTGTCtccatctttttctttttttctgcgGCGGAGTTATGGAAAAAGGGGGAATTTTGGAGGGGTTTTTGTGAAGAGGAAATTTGAAGGTTGGAAAATAAGGAGACTGTTTGTTTccggaaaaagaaagaaataaagaataaagaatCCTAGTGGAAATAGAGTGCTAGAAAATATTTATGGATATTCATGAAAGTTAGTTAGATGTTGTATAATgtgtatattttatttgtataataTATGTGGAGAAATTATCACATAATAATTGTTGATTTTAATGTGCATAATTGCTATGTGATTAGGGATTTATTAGTGATGTCACGCTATTGATGGACGCTAATGGCATTATAATGTGAAAAAAAGTTTGGAGATAATTAGAGGGTAATAAATAGATGTAGCATCTAGTTATGTCAATCGAAGCAGAGTCTATCTTGTAGAGATTAGATTTTTTGAAATCCAAAACCAAATCATATTAGTTAATTTTCCTAATTATCGTTTTGGATCACAagggaaaatatatttttattcctTCTCCAGAGTCCAGATTGCAGATATAgtcaaagaaaattaaatttgttgacAAATTGAGTTTATTTCCTTTTCTTAGGAGTTAGGACACTTTGAAAAATTGTAAGTATTACCTAAATccataatatattaaaaaaaatactaacttctaatttgaaattaatttcaaatgtATACATTGTATTTTTTCAAAGATTAAAACGTAACAAAATTCTctcctctcatcttttttttgaGTAAATCCATTTTTcagttcttttttattttcattcttcaacttATTGTTTAAGACAAATAACACACCATTTTCTTTGGCAGACTTTATTATTTCAGACAATTTTTAGAATACTCAACCATCATATAAAATGCATGGGCTCAAAATGCATATATGCTGCGATGATCAGACACAAAATATTTGGATAAAACAGATAGGTACAACTGCAATGCATCAAACCCTTCCAACAAAAGCTTTTATTAAGATTCTAAGAAAACTCTAGGTAGTAAACTAGAGTGTCTATTGCAACGAGAAGTAGCGCACACAACGGGTCGGGTGTCGTCGTGTCTTCAGCCTTGGAGGCCGATGATACCTGCGTAACATGGTTATAGCTGTAAGTAGGAATCGCGGATGTAGCTATCTTATACCGTCAGTTATAACCTAAATAGTAGAAGGTGGTCGAAAACGGGTCTTGTTTATGAGATGGTCGAAAACTGAGGCCTTATATTAGTTATCAAGAGTAATGTTTCGCTAATAGGTTGACAATTTTCTTGGCACT includes these proteins:
- the LOC131023650 gene encoding uncharacterized protein LOC131023650, whose amino-acid sequence is MPFDDTYLMEDEFETQMANLAEETQMANLAEETQVVDLEGETLAMDLDGETQMVDFGDETQMVDLYEETQVVDLPGETQVLDEFNAELDLAEYRQTNKTDVTCETQRLSEEDSANIDGSVSVELDSTVDKDPPKEEDLPQYALQQLGLLVWQPVLPGDLPQYVLHQLGLLVCQPVAEELVMVCLPLVLMYLLWNNRHLKLDGSSLVGHVSKSGRKSDGHFLENDCNSECERNSNRYKIPCTAVRKLFGEDQDAEVDKSETEINQKDDNHDMPELLASDSMAGLSYVNSQEPGELSQAHALEVVDRFLDLSFMEHDEGFGKKVQDVHKPKGVSAAKGSRDLAKRSTLQNTVGERGIYDWDDTREDDGGGEFFLKKKELFFDNEGPKPRCFTEPRKSKSLRDSDKKEKPCTKTRLGDLLYSDSGLLHKTRSKQNSHGEEVVPKNIIENLEEQLHVVSGPEVSDNCADKNILDIRDIGPDTQMAAEAMGDLCFEVHLSDSNKSAIKLLAAQKKLLHEISREILLFIQKNTCHIPLVLELSLDKPNEQRGSAPETVVRPLLHRIDVSAPGRGKRKNAVTMTIEEVRRVGLTRLKQSNKTCDKSSTSDINVVGNLQEKRSRPETSADRWCSGIARSSEVAATRKSRNDAAVCVSDRLNEKSIPDDAVGTSTSKQGDEKDYDEAPAGGAERDGRREASPRCGTPYSTCATPTTRTTLRHEVSPICMGDEYHKQSCRKNLSAMSLMKELDDLRTGSSEPCSGMRESRKRKDITTIRVLFSQHLDVDVVNKQKKILARLGGTVVSSMLDATHFVADEFVRTRNMLEAIASGKPVVTSSWIESCGQASCLIDEKNYILRDAKKEKEFGFCLPVSLARASQHPLLQGQKVFVTPNTKPGKDIIVNLVKAVHGLPVERLGRSVFKDEQLPDDLLILSCEEDYEACVPFLEKGGTIYSSELLLNGIVKQKLEYERHGLFTDHVKRTRSTMWLKKTNKFLPVKG
- the LOC131020952 gene encoding uncharacterized protein LOC131020952 — translated: METAAAKEAALEKMRNGDFSGALELAVEARNLSPGVGGFDQMITVCNVHCAAAAGGGDGKDWYKILGVAEEADEAAVRRQCGKMWMALHPDKNGLPGASEAFQLIVEAKAVLGDSEKRRVYDSSRRADAMEGQWGFGFSRFRECAESNGFGRFRGKTNEPSTAKLDGEDENLDFGFSRFLNDQKIDWSSNGVIDSGGFNWDNAALMLQNDRRGRGRGRGRGRGSKLNEPNNIKEKATIGRGRGSKLNEPNNIKEKATAKRPRGRPRGIGSKLNEPSSDKLVPLEIGNSDFGISRFHHDEKFQMNTSGGPSCENGFSTSQTEKLNEPSSVKQDIDKPKRLRGRPPGRGRGRGRGPGRNVETSGHDDEGEIAKTPKTMAPEWQACKRARMIKPDSAILEYTVAEFNDFERERSKECFETGQIWAVYDTLDAMPRFYAMIDGILDNNKLQITWLEPLPEDEGEMKWLYRGLPATCGRFKLGYTEVIQDYGVFSHRAEWKRDAVLRKVYTIRPRKGETWAVFKNWETVRSQCLDTFEYEVVEIVSDYFGEFGVSVAVLVRVEGFGCVFERKEGSCWEVIGVKDRLRFSHRVPSFPVSVGGVGSFFELDPASLGSIVA